In Priestia filamentosa, the DNA window AACCTTTTATCTAATGGAGGAAATAGGTTTTTACAAAGGGTTATCAAAGTTGTAGAATATAGGAGAACTAAACATTTGACTCGAGGCAGTGAAAGGTGTAAATGAGAGAAATGAATAACAAGAAGAAAGGTTTAGGGCTTCTATGCCTTCTTTTTTTGCTTTTAACAGGGTGTGACAATAAGCCACATAAAATCGAAAAAGTGGGTTTGCTTATCCCAAGTACTGTGAATGATCAAGTATGGGGGACGAAAGGTTATACAGGACTTGTGGGTATTCAATCTGAGTTTGGTGTTGATATTTTTTATAAAGAAAAAATAGATTCAGAGAGTGTCATAGAAGAAGCGGTAGAAGAATTTCATAAAAGAGGCGTCAATTTAGTCTTTGGACATGGTGATATTTATACGCCTGTCTTTAATAAGCTTGGAAAAAAGTATCCTGATATGCATTTTGTAGGGTTTAATGGAGATGCAAAAGAGGATAATGTAACAAGTTTGAATTTTAGCGCTTATGCTATGGGTTTTTTTGGTGGCATGGTAGCGGGAAAGATGACGGAGACAAATCAAGTAGGAATCATTGCCGCGTACGCATGGCAGCCAGAGGTAAAAGGGTTTGCTGATGGAGCTGCTTTTCAGAATAAGAAAGTAAATGTTGATATTCGCTATGTTCATAGCTGGGACGATGTGCAAGCAGCATCGCATATTCTTAACAATATGCTTCAAAAAAATGTTGATGTTGTATATCCAGCAGGGGATGGCTATAATGTTCCACTTATTGAAGAATTGAAAGAAAGAAACCTTTATTCAATTGGATTTATCTCTGATCAGAGCCATTTTGGTGGAAATACGGTATTAACAAGTACTGTTCAGGATGTTGCTCATCTTTATGTTGTCGCAGCTGAGAAGTTTGATAAAGGCGAGCTGCAGTCAGGGAATGCTTACTTTGATTTCCAAGATGGAGTTGTTTCAATGGGGGAATTTAGTCAGAATATAGATGAGTCGTTTCGAGAAAAAATACAGCGAGATATTGAAACTTATCAAAAGACAGGAAAGTTACCAAATGAAAAGTAGCGTTTCTTCTTTTTTTTCGTTAAGATAGAAACAGTAACGTTAAATAGAAAAGAGGAACATAAGATGGATGAAAAAGGTATGCAGTTCATGCAAATTGCAATGAAGTATCTTCCAGAGGCAAAGCAGCTCTTAGATGAAACAGGAGCAGAGCTTACCGCCGAACATCTTCAGCCGTTTATGTCATTGCTTACAAAAGTGATGAATGAAGCATATGAGCTTGGTAAACAAGATGCACTAAATTCTGAAGAAGCATAAAAAAAGCAGCTAAGAGTATCCTCTTAGCTGTTTTTTTCTTAGAACGTTTACTTGTTTAACCACTTTAGAAAAAGAGGAGAAATTTCTTTTAAAAGAGGCTTCACACGTTCTAAAGAAGCCATAATTTCAAACATTTGCTCAAAAAGTTCCATATTCTCATAGGTTTCAAAATAATTTGTTTCTTCAGCTTCTACTTTTTGGATTTCTTCGAATTCAAAATCTTGTTCTTCAGTCTCTTTTTCTTCTTCCTTTGTTGTTGCTCTATAACCGAACATAAGCTTAGAGAAATGGTCCATTTCACGGTCTGCCAAACCTTTCCCCTCCCTTTGACTAAATTACCCAATCCTCAATTATTACTATATGATAGGAACTTAGAAAGGTTTAGGGCAAATAACTATAAATACTAAACTTTTTGAGAGAGTTGTATAGAATGAAGTGGACAAATACACTAAAATAATTTAAAATTAGTACCAAGTCATAATAATTGATATTAAATTACAATGCTATTTTGCTCAGTTCAGTCTCAGGGGGACGAGAACAAAGCGATTTTTTTATGTCTTAAAAGTTTTATTGTATAATAGAGAGCGTGTAAAAAATAAATGATAGTAAATGATAAATAAAAGAGTTTTCTTTTAAAGGAGTTGCTCATATGAATGCAGGAATAATTGGAATGGGGCGCTATTTACCAGAAAAAATCCTCACAAACCATGATCTTGAAAAAATGGTGGATACATCTGATGAATGGATTCGCACAAGAACAGGAATTGAACAGCGTAGAATTGTAGCAGAAAATGAAAAAACATCGGATATGGCTTATCATGCTTCAGTAAGAGCTCTAGAGGACGCAGGTATCACAGCGGAAGAGCTTGATATGATTATTGTATCAACTGTAACACCAGATCAGCCATTCCCAACAGTTTCTTGTATGATTCAAGAGCGACTTGGTGCAACTCGTGCAGCAGCGTTAGATATTAGTGCTGCTTGTGCAGGGTTTATGTACGGTGTGATTACTGCAAAACAATTTATTGAAACAAATGCGTACAAAAATATTCTTGTTATCGGAGCTGAGACGCTTTCCTCTATTACTGATTGGAATGATCGTAATACGGCTGTTTTGTTTGGAGATGGAGCAGGGGCAGCTGTGATTGGACCAGTATCAGAAGGAAGAGGAATTTTATCTTTTGAGCTTGGAGCAGATGGAACAGGCGGAAAACACCTTTATCAAAAACAAAAAGATTTTATTTTTATGAACGGTAGAGAAGTATTCAAATTCGCCGTTCGTCAAATGGGAGAATCTGCAGTAAATGTAATTGAAAAAGCAGGCTTATCAAAAGAAGATGTGGACTTTTTAGTTCCACACCAAGCAAATATTCGCATTATGGAATCTGCTCGTCAGCGTCTTGATCTTCCTGAGGAGAAGATGTCTAAGACTGTGAACCTTTACGGAAATACATCAGCAGCTTCTATTCCGATTTCTCTTGTTGAAGAGCTAGAACAAGGGAAGATTAAAGATGATGATGTGTTAGTTATGGTTGGTTTTGGCGGTGGATTAACATGGGGCGCGATTGCTATGCGTTGGGGAAGATAAGCTTTTTATAAAAAATTCTTTATTTTAAGGTTTGAAATGAAAGAAAAGGAGATGTCTACATGAAACGTCGTGTTGTTGTTACGGGTGTTGGGGCTTTAACACCACTAGGGAATGATGCTAAAACATCATGGGAAAATGCTATTAAAGGTGTATCAGGAATTGGAGAACTAACAAGAGTTGATAAAGAAGAGTTCTCTGCAAAAGTAGCGGCGGAAGTAAAAGACTTTGAAGTTGAAAAATATATGGATCGTCGTGAAGCTCGAAAGATGGATCGCTTTACTCAATATGCTGTTGCTGCTTCACTTATGGCGGTTGAAGATGCAAAACTTGAAATTACAGAAGAGATTGCTCCAAACGTTGGAGTATGGATTGGTTCTGGTATCGGTGGAATGGAAACATTTGAAAACCAGTTCACAACATTAACAGAAAAAGGCGCGCGCCGTGTGAGTCCTTTCTTTGTACCAATGATGATTCCAGATATGGCAGCAGGCCAAGTATCAATTGCTCTTGGAGCAAAAGGATTTAACTCTTGTACTGTTACAGCTTGTGCTACAGGAACAAACTCTATTGGAGATGCATTCAAAGTTATTCAACGTGGTGATGCTGATGCAATGGTTACAGGAGGAACAGAAGCGCCAATTACAAGAATGTCACTAGCTGGTTTCTGTGCAAACAAAGCTTTATCAACAAATCCAGACCCAAAAACAGCTTGCCGTCCGTTTGATAGTGACCGCGATGGTTTTATCATGGGAGAAGGTGCTGGAATTCTTGTGCTAGAAGAGCTTGAGCATGCACTTGCTCGCGGTGCTCACATTTATGCTGAAATTGTTGGTTATGGTGCGACAGGAGATGCGCATCATATCACTGCTCCAGCTCCAGGCGGAGAAGGCGGAGCTCGCGCAATGCGTATGGCTCTCGAAAATGCAGGATTGAAACCTGAAGATATTGATTATATTAACGCACACGGTACAAGTACAGAGTATAACGATAAATATGAAACAATGGCAATTAAAGAAGTGTTTGGTGAACATGCTAAAAAACTTGCCATTAGCTCAACAAAATCAATGACAGGTCACTTACTTGGAGCTGCTGGTGGAATTGAAGCAATCTTTAGTGTAAAAACGATTGAAGATAGCATTATCCCACCAACAATTAACTATCAAACTCCTGATGAAGACTGTGATTTAGACTACGTACCAAATGAAGCTCGTTCTCAAGAAGTGAACGCAGTATTAAGTAACTCACTTGGTTTTGGTGGTCACAATGCAACTCTTATCTTTAAAAAATATCAATAAAGGCTAGACTTCAAAGTGCTCTTTCAACATTAAATGAAAGAGCGCTTTTTTGTGCATTTTCCTTTTCCCCGCATATGATGTCATAAAAGCATAAAGGAGACTTAAAATATGCAGGTTATGAAGATGTACGAATGGGAAAAGGAGCAAGTAGTTTCAAAGCTCATCCCTTTTTTTAAAGGATATGACAACCAGCACATCTTACCTCTTTTACAGAGGAATGGAATGCTTCCCATTCCTCAGTGGGAAAAGGAAAAGATACGTCCTATTTTTTCAAAAGAAGTGCTTTTATGTATTAAGAAAACGTATAAGGAATTGCAAAAAGAATGGGAAGGCCCAAACGTTCCTCTTTTTCTTGCACCACTAGACGTAATGAAGAAAAAAATGGTTCGCACTCAGCGTGGAAAATCAGGATTAGCCTTTAATGATAAGGTGTTTCTTTTCTTGAGCGAAAGTTTACCTTTAAAAGAGATTCAGGCAGTTCTTGTACACGAATATCACCACGTATGTCGATTACACAAAATAAATAAAAAAGAAGAAAACTATACACTCATTGATTCTATTATAATGGAAGGACTTGCAGAGTCTGCTGTTCAAGAATACGTTGGAGAAGACTATGTTTCTTCTTGGACTTCATACTATACAGAAAAACAGGCTCATCATCTGTTTAAAAAGGTAATTAAACCTTCTCTACATGTAAAAAGAAGAGAGCGAGCTCATGATCAATTGCTTGTTGGAGGGGGATTTATGCCAAGGATGGTTGGGTACCATGTTGGTTTTCAAATTGTTCAAACTCTACTTTCAAACCAATCTTACAAAATGAAGGATTTATTTTTTTTAGACGGGCAGAGCATACTAGAAAAGTCAAAGTGGGCTGAGGAAAACTTTTCATAAAACTTTAAAAACAGCGTTTTATAGGAGAGTAGAGGGGGGAATTTTATTACAAAGGTAGTAAGTAAGTTGTGGTCTTGTTAAGATTACCTTTCTTATGGAAAGCATCTTCTTAAACCTTTAAAATACATTTCTTCTCTTTCATATATCGAAAAATGTAGAGGAATGTTGGATAAAATATGTGTTGAAATAGAATAAAAAGAGTTTTCTATGCCTATACTGATTTTTAATAAACAGTGATAAAGCGAGGGATAAAAATGCTATATCTTCATGACGTATGGGTCAATTGGTTTGAGGGTGAAGAAAATGGTTACAATGTATGTTCATTTCATGAATGGAGAAAAGAAGATACTGTAGAGTTGTTAGATCAGGCTCCGCTTCTTAAAATTAATTCTCTGCTTTTTGATTACATTGAAAACGATTTAGCCGAGCTTCCAGAGCAGCTTCTATCTGATATCTATCAAAAAGCATATATCAGAAAAAATCATGAACGCATTCAAATGGACTATTGTTTTATTGTAACAGATGGAAAAAATATTTTAGCTATTGATACAATGGGATATCAAATTCCAATTCGCAAAAGTCGTCTTATTCCAAGGCAAGAGCAAATTGTTTATGAGATGGTGAAAGATGAAAATGAACTTTTCTTTCAATTCGATAAAGAGCAGCTCTTAAAAAAGGAACATCATATTTTATCGCCGTCTCCTATATTAATGAATGGCTTAACACGAAAAGAAAGACAGCTTAAGCAACTTCTTTTTATGGCTTTAGATCAATTACATACATCAAAGAATACAGCTCAGCTTCGCTACTGGTACACAGAGTGGAATCCAAGTGAGTATGAAGTAATTCAAACAATGGCTTTTAACGAAGTGTGGGAGCGACTTTACGAAGAAACAAAAGAAGGATGGTCAGGACGACACCTTTTACTATGTGAACGACTTGTAAAAGGACAGCCATTCTTTGAAAAACTGTGGGAAATGGAACAAGAATCAAAGGTAAATTAAAAAAAGGCTGCACTTGCAGCCTTTTTTAGCGTTTGCGTCCAATCCCCATTGCATTACGCATTTTTCTAAGCATTTTATTTGCTGTTTTGTTCGCTTTTTCAGCACCTTGATCTAAAATGTCATCAAGTTCTTTTGAATCAATAAGTTCGTAATAGCGTTTCTGGATAGGAGCAAGAGCGTCAATTACGACTTGTGCTAAATCACTTTTGAACTCCCCGTAGTTTTTCCCTTCATATTGGGCTTCCAGTTCTGCAATTGTTTTATTCCCAAGGATAGAATAGATGCCAAGTAAATTTGAAATGCCTGGTTTTTCTTCGCGATTATATTTTACGATTCCTTCTGAGTCTGTTACAGCACTTTTAATTTTTTTCTCAATTTGCTTTGGCTCATCAAGCAACGTAATAAAAGCTTTTTGGTTTGGATCTGATTTGCTCATTTTTCTAGTTGGATCTGCTAATGACATAACGCGTGCACCTACTTTAGGAATACGCGGTTCTGGAATTGTGAAGATATCATTGTGTTTTCTATTAAACCGCTCTGCTAAATCACGTGTTAATTCAATATGCTGCTTTTGGTCTTCACCAACAGGTACAACATCTGTTCCATAAAGTAAGATATCTGCAGCCATCAATGGCGGATATGTGAGTAGTCCTGCAGAAACGGCTTCTTTTCCAGCGGATTTATCTTTGAACTGTGTCATTCTTTCAAGTTCTCCAATATAAGCGACGCATTGTAGCAACCATCCTGCTTCAGTATGTGCTGGAACTTCTGATTGAATAAACAGCGTTGATTTTGTTGGATCAATCCCCACTGATACGTAAAGAGCTGCTAAACTGCGGATATTTTTGCGCAGTGCTAGACGATCCTGAGGAACTGTAATTGCATGCTGATCAACAATACAAAAATAACAGTTATACTCCTCTTGTAAGTCTACAAAATGTTTCATTGCTCCAATGTAGTTCCCTAATGTAACGGAACCGCTCGGCTGAATGCCTGAAAAAATAGTTTCCATTTGTTTTTCATCCTTTCTTTATTGAACGCTAAAAAACCGATTCATCTCTAGTAAATACTAGGGACGAATCGGTTCGCGGTACCACCCTACTTGCTTTTAAAAAGCCAGCTCGTATTCAGTAACGTTGAATAATACGTCTAAGCTTTGCAC includes these proteins:
- a CDS encoding BMP family ABC transporter substrate-binding protein; this translates as MNNKKKGLGLLCLLFLLLTGCDNKPHKIEKVGLLIPSTVNDQVWGTKGYTGLVGIQSEFGVDIFYKEKIDSESVIEEAVEEFHKRGVNLVFGHGDIYTPVFNKLGKKYPDMHFVGFNGDAKEDNVTSLNFSAYAMGFFGGMVAGKMTETNQVGIIAAYAWQPEVKGFADGAAFQNKKVNVDIRYVHSWDDVQAASHILNNMLQKNVDVVYPAGDGYNVPLIEELKERNLYSIGFISDQSHFGGNTVLTSTVQDVAHLYVVAAEKFDKGELQSGNAYFDFQDGVVSMGEFSQNIDESFREKIQRDIETYQKTGKLPNEK
- a CDS encoding ComZ family protein; translated protein: MDEKGMQFMQIAMKYLPEAKQLLDETGAELTAEHLQPFMSLLTKVMNEAYELGKQDALNSEEA
- a CDS encoding beta-ketoacyl-ACP synthase III, with amino-acid sequence MNAGIIGMGRYLPEKILTNHDLEKMVDTSDEWIRTRTGIEQRRIVAENEKTSDMAYHASVRALEDAGITAEELDMIIVSTVTPDQPFPTVSCMIQERLGATRAAALDISAACAGFMYGVITAKQFIETNAYKNILVIGAETLSSITDWNDRNTAVLFGDGAGAAVIGPVSEGRGILSFELGADGTGGKHLYQKQKDFIFMNGREVFKFAVRQMGESAVNVIEKAGLSKEDVDFLVPHQANIRIMESARQRLDLPEEKMSKTVNLYGNTSAASIPISLVEELEQGKIKDDDVLVMVGFGGGLTWGAIAMRWGR
- the fabF gene encoding beta-ketoacyl-ACP synthase II; the protein is MKRRVVVTGVGALTPLGNDAKTSWENAIKGVSGIGELTRVDKEEFSAKVAAEVKDFEVEKYMDRREARKMDRFTQYAVAASLMAVEDAKLEITEEIAPNVGVWIGSGIGGMETFENQFTTLTEKGARRVSPFFVPMMIPDMAAGQVSIALGAKGFNSCTVTACATGTNSIGDAFKVIQRGDADAMVTGGTEAPITRMSLAGFCANKALSTNPDPKTACRPFDSDRDGFIMGEGAGILVLEELEHALARGAHIYAEIVGYGATGDAHHITAPAPGGEGGARAMRMALENAGLKPEDIDYINAHGTSTEYNDKYETMAIKEVFGEHAKKLAISSTKSMTGHLLGAAGGIEAIFSVKTIEDSIIPPTINYQTPDEDCDLDYVPNEARSQEVNAVLSNSLGFGGHNATLIFKKYQ
- a CDS encoding DUF2268 domain-containing protein, with protein sequence MQVMKMYEWEKEQVVSKLIPFFKGYDNQHILPLLQRNGMLPIPQWEKEKIRPIFSKEVLLCIKKTYKELQKEWEGPNVPLFLAPLDVMKKKMVRTQRGKSGLAFNDKVFLFLSESLPLKEIQAVLVHEYHHVCRLHKINKKEENYTLIDSIIMEGLAESAVQEYVGEDYVSSWTSYYTEKQAHHLFKKVIKPSLHVKRRERAHDQLLVGGGFMPRMVGYHVGFQIVQTLLSNQSYKMKDLFFLDGQSILEKSKWAEENFS
- a CDS encoding YjbA family protein yields the protein MLYLHDVWVNWFEGEENGYNVCSFHEWRKEDTVELLDQAPLLKINSLLFDYIENDLAELPEQLLSDIYQKAYIRKNHERIQMDYCFIVTDGKNILAIDTMGYQIPIRKSRLIPRQEQIVYEMVKDENELFFQFDKEQLLKKEHHILSPSPILMNGLTRKERQLKQLLFMALDQLHTSKNTAQLRYWYTEWNPSEYEVIQTMAFNEVWERLYEETKEGWSGRHLLLCERLVKGQPFFEKLWEMEQESKVN
- the trpS gene encoding tryptophan--tRNA ligase, whose protein sequence is METIFSGIQPSGSVTLGNYIGAMKHFVDLQEEYNCYFCIVDQHAITVPQDRLALRKNIRSLAALYVSVGIDPTKSTLFIQSEVPAHTEAGWLLQCVAYIGELERMTQFKDKSAGKEAVSAGLLTYPPLMAADILLYGTDVVPVGEDQKQHIELTRDLAERFNRKHNDIFTIPEPRIPKVGARVMSLADPTRKMSKSDPNQKAFITLLDEPKQIEKKIKSAVTDSEGIVKYNREEKPGISNLLGIYSILGNKTIAELEAQYEGKNYGEFKSDLAQVVIDALAPIQKRYYELIDSKELDDILDQGAEKANKTANKMLRKMRNAMGIGRKR